The following proteins are encoded in a genomic region of Eulemur rufifrons isolate Redbay chromosome 18, OSU_ERuf_1, whole genome shotgun sequence:
- the LOC138398856 gene encoding histone H2A type 1-D-like, producing the protein MSGRGKQGGKTRAKAKTRSSRAGLQFPVGRVHHLLRKGNYSERVGASAPVYLAAVLEYLTAEVLELAGNAARDNKKTRIIPRHLQLAIRNDEELKLLGKVTIAQGGVPPNIQAVLLPKKTERHHKVKGK; encoded by the coding sequence ATGTCTGGACGCGGGAAACAGGGAGGTAAAACTCGAGCAAAGGCCAAGACTCGGTCATCTCGAGCAGGCTTACAGTTTCCCGTGGGCAGAGTCCACCATCTTCTTCGCAAAGGCAATTATTCTGAGCGCGTTGGGGCCAGCGCGCCAGTGTACCTGGCAGCGGTGTTGGAGTATCTGACCGCTGAGGTCTTGGAACTGGCAGGCAACGCGGCCCGTGACAACAAGAAGACTCGCATAATCCCTCGCCATTTGCAGCTGGCTATCCGCAATGACGAGGAGCTCAAATTATTGGGCAAAGTCACCATCGCTCAAGGCGGCGTCCCGCCCAATATTCAGGCCGTGCTGCTGCCTAAGAAAACTGAGCGCCACCATAAAGTCAAGGGCAAGTAA
- the H1-2 gene encoding histone H1.2, whose translation MSETAPAAPAAVPPAEKTPVKKKAAKKSAGVRRKASGPPVSELITKAVAASKERSGVSLAALKKALAAAGYDVEKNNSRIKLGLKSLVSKGTLVQTKGTGASGSFKLNKKAASGEAKPKAKKAGAAKPKKPAGAAKKPKKATAAATPKKSAKKTPKKAKKPAAAAVTKKVAKSPKKAKVTKPKKAAKSAAKAVKSKATKPKVVKPKKAAPKKK comes from the coding sequence ATGTCGGAGACTGCTCCTGCCGCTCCTGCCGCCGTGCCCCCGGCGGAGAAGACTCCGGTGAAGAAAAAGGCAGCCAAAAAGTCTGCAGGGGTGCGCCGTAAGGCGTCTGGCCCCCCGGTGTCAGAGCTGATCACTAAGGCTGTAGCTGCCTCCAAGGAGCGCAGCGGGGTGTCTCTGGCTGCGCTGAAGAAGGCGTTGGCGGCTGCGGGCTACGACGTCGAGAAGAACAACAGCCGCATCAAGCTTGGTCTCAAAAGCTTGGTGAGCAAGGGCACTTTAGTGCAGACCAAGGGCACCGGCGCTTCTGGTTCCTTCAAACTCAACAAGAAGGCAGCTTCCGGGGAGGCTAAACCTAAGGCCAAGAAAGCAGGCGCAGCCAAGCCCAAGAAACCCGCAGGGGCAGCCAAGAAGCCCAAGAAGGCGACTGCAGCCGCCACTCCGAAAAAGAGCGCCAAGAAGACCCCGAAGAAGGCGAAGAAACCAGCCGCGGCTGCTGTGACCAAGAAAGTGGCCAAGAGTCCAAAGAAGGCTAAGGTGAccaagcccaagaaggctgccaagAGCGCAGCTAAGGCCGTGAAGTCCAAGGCCACCAAGCCTAAGGTTGTCAAGCCCAAGAAGGCAGCACCCAAGAAGAAGTAG
- the LOC138398902 gene encoding histone H3.1: MARTKQTARKSTGGKAPRKQLATKAARKSAPATGGVKKPHRYRPGTVALREIRRYQKSTELLIRKLPFQRLVREIAQDFKTDLRFQSSAVMALQEACEAYLVGLFEDTNLCAIHAKRVTIMPKDIQLARRIRGERA, translated from the coding sequence ATGGCTCGTACTAAGCAGACTGCCCGCAAGTCCACCGGCGGTAAGGCGCCGCGTAAGCAGCTTGCGACCAAAGCGGCCCGGAAGAGTGCCCCGGCTACCGGCGGCGTGAAGAAACCCCACCGCTACCGGCCTGGCACGGTGGCCTTGCGCGAGATCCGCCGCTACCAGAAATCAACCGAATTGCTGATCCGCAAACTGCCTTTCCAGCGCCTGGTGCGGGAGATCGCGCAGGACTTCAAGACCGACCTGCGCTTCCAGAGCTCGGCGGTGATGGCGCTTCAGGAGGCCTGCGAGGCCTATCTGGTGGGGCTCTTTGAGGACACTAATCTGTGTGCCATCCACGCCAAGAGAGTGACCATAATGCCCAAAGACATCCAGCTGGCGCGGCGCATCCGTGGGGAAAGGGCATAA